A stretch of Gemmatimonadaceae bacterium DNA encodes these proteins:
- the gltX gene encoding glutamate--tRNA ligase, with amino-acid sequence MPLLTSAPRVRFAPSPTGYLHVGGARTALFNWLFARKYHGQFLLRIEDTDKARSTDESTRAIFEGLTWLGLDWDEQVVYQAQGLAHHQRDARLLLDRGHAYRCFCTAAELDAQRKAAGARGESFRYDRRCDRLSPDEVQRRVEAGDPFVVRFRVPNGTTSWDDVVHGPIAFPNKDIEDFVILRSDGTPIYNMAVVSDDIAMAISLVMRGDDHISNTPKQILLYDALGHALPRFAHVPMIHGLDGKKLSKRHGATAVADYRNEGILPSAMVNFLALLGWSPGGDREVMTLDEMISLFSTDGLQKKAAVFDTKKLEWMNGQHLSLTPSTELEPRVTPDLVASGLASAEDLSAKHVWYLSLLDLLKVRARTVHDIVRQAAPYFPGPLSYDEDSVAKQWKDRAAARDVLSSVRKCLSELTDWQTTSLEEALRKLAETRGVAAGKIFQPLRLALTGMTVSPGIFDVLVTMGRDLALRRIDDAVRYLEVDQHLLT; translated from the coding sequence ATGCCTTTACTGACCTCGGCTCCCCGCGTTCGCTTCGCGCCATCGCCCACCGGCTATTTGCACGTGGGCGGTGCACGCACGGCGTTGTTCAACTGGTTGTTCGCGCGAAAATATCACGGACAGTTTTTGCTGCGCATCGAGGACACGGACAAAGCCCGCAGCACCGACGAGAGCACGCGCGCAATCTTCGAGGGCCTCACGTGGCTCGGTCTCGACTGGGACGAACAGGTGGTCTACCAGGCGCAGGGATTGGCGCATCACCAGCGCGATGCGCGGTTGCTGCTCGATCGCGGGCACGCATACCGGTGCTTCTGCACGGCGGCGGAGCTCGACGCCCAACGCAAGGCGGCCGGTGCGCGGGGCGAGAGCTTCCGCTACGACCGGCGCTGCGATCGGCTTTCGCCCGACGAGGTGCAACGCCGCGTGGAGGCAGGCGATCCGTTCGTCGTCCGGTTCCGGGTGCCTAACGGAACGACGTCGTGGGACGACGTGGTGCACGGCCCGATCGCGTTCCCGAACAAGGACATCGAGGACTTCGTCATTCTGCGCTCGGACGGAACGCCGATCTACAACATGGCGGTGGTGTCCGACGACATCGCGATGGCGATCTCGCTCGTCATGCGCGGCGACGACCACATCTCGAATACGCCCAAACAGATTCTCCTGTACGACGCGTTAGGCCACGCGCTGCCGCGCTTCGCGCACGTGCCGATGATCCACGGCTTGGACGGGAAGAAGCTGAGCAAGCGGCACGGCGCCACCGCGGTCGCCGACTACCGCAACGAGGGCATCCTGCCGAGCGCGATGGTGAACTTTCTCGCGCTGCTGGGATGGTCGCCGGGCGGCGATCGCGAGGTCATGACCCTCGATGAAATGATTTCCCTCTTTTCCACCGACGGCCTGCAGAAGAAGGCAGCGGTGTTTGACACGAAGAAGCTCGAGTGGATGAACGGGCAGCACCTGAGTCTCACGCCGTCGACGGAGCTCGAGCCAAGGGTGACGCCCGATCTCGTTGCGAGCGGACTCGCATCAGCCGAGGATCTTTCGGCGAAACATGTGTGGTATCTGTCGCTGCTCGACCTGCTCAAAGTTCGCGCTCGCACGGTGCACGACATCGTGCGTCAGGCTGCGCCGTACTTTCCGGGCCCGCTTTCCTATGACGAGGATTCGGTGGCGAAGCAGTGGAAGGATCGAGCGGCCGCGCGCGACGTTCTGTCATCGGTACGCAAATGTTTGTCCGAGCTCACCGACTGGCAGACGACATCCCTGGAAGAAGCGCTGCGCAAGCTCGCGGAAACACGCGGCGTAGCCGCCGGCAAGATCTTTCAGCCGCTGCGTCTCGCGCTCACAGGAATGACCGTGAGCCCGGGAATCTTCGATGTGTTGGTAACAATGGGCCGCGACCTCGCCTTGCGTCGCATCGATGATGCGGTCCGATATCTCGAGGTGGATCAACACTTGTTGACGTAG
- a CDS encoding fumarylacetoacetate hydrolase family protein, translating into MNDSTRPGKIVCVGRNYRAHAKELGNDVPAEPLIFLKPPSSVIRTGAAIVLPTVSSQVEYEGEIGVVIGTRLSRVDEADVRRGIRGIVALNDVTARDLQRSDGQWTRAKGFDTFCPVGSEVPAPQDLHSLEVTTRVNGSARQHASASEMVFAIPMLLAYISSIMTLEPGDLVATGTPSGVGRLDVGDVVEVQVAGSLVRNSVAAAG; encoded by the coding sequence GTGAACGACTCGACTCGACCGGGCAAGATCGTCTGCGTGGGCCGCAACTACCGCGCACACGCGAAGGAGTTGGGCAACGATGTGCCCGCCGAGCCGTTGATTTTTCTTAAGCCGCCGTCGAGCGTGATTCGTACCGGCGCCGCAATCGTGCTCCCAACGGTCTCGTCGCAAGTCGAGTATGAGGGAGAGATCGGTGTTGTGATTGGAACGCGGCTGTCTCGCGTGGACGAGGCCGACGTTCGGCGCGGCATTCGCGGGATCGTGGCGCTCAACGACGTCACGGCGCGCGATCTGCAGCGCAGCGACGGGCAATGGACGCGGGCCAAGGGATTCGACACGTTCTGTCCAGTTGGTAGCGAAGTGCCCGCCCCGCAAGACCTCCATTCGCTCGAGGTCACCACTCGCGTCAATGGCTCCGCTCGCCAGCATGCGTCGGCCAGCGAGATGGTCTTTGCCATTCCCATGCTGCTCGCGTACATATCGAGCATCATGACCCTGGAACCTGGTGATCTCGTCGCCACGGGAACACCGTCAGGAGTCGGCCGATTGGACGTAGGGGACGTGGTCGAAGTGCAGGTCGCAGGAAGCCTGGTACGGAACTCCGTGGCTGCTGCGGGGTGA
- the purH gene encoding bifunctional phosphoribosylaminoimidazolecarboxamide formyltransferase/IMP cyclohydrolase, with protein MPRALLSVSDKSGLVDLARGLAGHGWELVSTGGTARALRDAGLTVKDVSAITGVPEMLDGRVKTLHPAVHGGLLARRDLPEHMRALREHDIAPIDLVAVNLYPFRETAAKADISAEDVIEQIDIGGPSMIRSAAKNFASVYVVVDPADYARVLAAVEASDDDLDLRTLLAGKAFAHTSAYDAAIAGWFASQREGLFPEYVALSLERAQSLRYGENPDQRAAFYIERPGAGLQGLTQRGGKELSFNNLLDLEGALLATDLFAGDRPCCAIIKHTTPCGLALGETALDAYEKALACDPVSAFGSVISVNVPVDEAAAQAISRLFVECLVAPAFSEEAVDILGRKKNLRVLEGRAQWDKGAFDLKRVRGGFLVQERTGIGDELSSWRVATKRSPTREEQADLEFAWRAVASVKSNAIVLARNGATIGIGAGQMSRVDASFLAVHKAKGAGHDTQGAVLGSDAYFPFRDGVDQAVEAGITAIVQPGGSVRDDEVIAAADERGIAMVLTGKRLFRH; from the coding sequence ATGCCCCGCGCACTACTGTCGGTATCCGACAAGTCCGGTCTCGTCGACCTCGCCCGCGGCCTCGCCGGCCACGGATGGGAGCTCGTGTCCACCGGCGGCACCGCGCGCGCGCTGCGCGACGCCGGCCTAACGGTGAAGGACGTGAGCGCCATCACCGGCGTCCCGGAAATGCTGGACGGCCGCGTGAAGACGCTGCATCCGGCCGTCCACGGCGGCCTGCTGGCGCGCCGCGACCTGCCCGAACACATGCGTGCGCTCCGCGAGCACGACATCGCGCCCATCGATCTGGTCGCGGTCAACCTGTATCCGTTTCGCGAGACCGCGGCGAAAGCCGATATCAGCGCCGAGGACGTGATCGAGCAGATCGACATCGGCGGTCCATCCATGATTCGCTCCGCGGCCAAGAACTTCGCCAGCGTGTACGTGGTGGTCGATCCGGCCGACTATGCGCGCGTGCTGGCCGCGGTCGAGGCGAGCGATGACGATCTCGACCTGCGCACCCTGCTCGCGGGCAAGGCATTCGCGCACACCAGCGCCTACGACGCGGCAATTGCCGGCTGGTTCGCCTCGCAGCGCGAGGGCCTCTTTCCGGAATACGTCGCGCTGTCGCTCGAGCGCGCGCAGTCGCTCCGGTACGGCGAGAATCCGGATCAGCGCGCCGCGTTCTACATCGAGCGGCCGGGCGCGGGGCTGCAGGGCCTCACCCAGCGCGGCGGCAAGGAGCTCAGCTTCAACAATCTGCTCGACCTCGAGGGCGCGCTCCTCGCCACCGATTTGTTCGCGGGCGACCGCCCCTGCTGCGCCATCATCAAGCACACCACGCCGTGCGGCCTGGCGTTAGGCGAGACGGCGCTCGACGCCTATGAGAAAGCGTTGGCCTGCGATCCGGTGTCGGCGTTCGGGTCCGTCATCTCGGTGAACGTGCCGGTGGATGAGGCCGCGGCGCAGGCCATCTCGCGGCTCTTCGTCGAGTGCCTCGTGGCGCCCGCGTTCTCCGAAGAAGCGGTCGACATCCTCGGCCGCAAGAAAAATCTGCGCGTGCTCGAGGGGCGCGCGCAGTGGGACAAAGGCGCGTTCGACTTGAAGCGCGTGCGCGGAGGATTCCTCGTCCAGGAGCGGACCGGCATTGGTGACGAATTGTCGTCGTGGCGGGTTGCTACGAAGCGCTCGCCGACGCGCGAGGAGCAAGCCGACCTCGAGTTCGCGTGGCGCGCTGTGGCGAGCGTCAAGTCCAACGCGATCGTACTCGCTCGCAACGGCGCCACGATCGGGATCGGCGCGGGCCAGATGTCGAGGGTCGATGCGTCCTTCCTCGCCGTGCACAAGGCGAAAGGCGCCGGACACGATACCCAGGGAGCCGTGCTCGGATCAGATGCTTATTTTCCGTTTCGTGACGGCGTCGACCAGGCCGTCGAGGCCGGCATCACCGCGATCGTCCAGCCCGGCGGCTCGGTGCGGGACGATGAAGTGATCGCTGCCGCCGATGAGCGCGGCATCGCCATGGTGCTCACCGGCAAGCGGCTCTTCCGCCACTAG
- a CDS encoding helicase C-terminal domain-containing protein: MTATRPASPNETASERRLSPRAAAALRAAIALAGGREVCFAATLDAEGVVQGVRVVARGGVDSVLALPGFAERGEMLLHNHPSGRLDPSDADLEVAARIHVDGIGFGIVDNAASALYVVVEVPRQKHAVRLALDAVRATLAPDGPISARLTRYEDRESQRDMAAAIARLYNGGGIGLFEAGTGVGKSLGYLVPALRWAAANGERTIVSTNTINLQEQLVGKDLPFLADALTDQKVRFALLKGWRNYVCLQRLEQAAAHGASLFEGGVTNEIAGLRAWAARTSDGSLADLPSPPSPDAWDEVAAEPDLCGRLKCPHFADCFVFAARRKAAEADVIVVNHHLLLADLAVRRVQQNWGDAAVLPAYRRLVVDEGHHLEDAAAAHLGTSVTRRAVERLLARLERRGGRGLLAVLAARLEGRQDLYSTASHDLVTARLVPVVPFARDSAATVFALLDTVLREAGEPVLRLTDEFEAHPVWRGGLEAALADLLGQIGLLRDGLRLVRDRLEVDVEAADPAAALVREISGVVRRLEAFGDGLTRALRPPPDSPPTVRWLESRGRDRNLAATAVPLDLAPILRVDLFARLETAIVTSATLAAGDDFAYLTGRLGLTEPEVEPETAVFPSPFDFAEQALLVVPTDVPVPNADREGHLRASIEIVLDLARASDGGLFALFTSHRDVRAAAAVIRACPDGARWPLLVHGEDGRDALLRRFRDSGRAVLVGTASFWEGVDVPGDALRGLVIAKLPFRVPTDPLTAAHCEAIAERGGDPFVEFMLPNAALRLKQGFGRLVRSQTDRGVVVLCDPRIVKKTYGQAMLATLPPAARVIDTWARARHHVSHFYGATT; the protein is encoded by the coding sequence ATGACCGCGACGCGGCCGGCCTCGCCTAACGAGACCGCATCGGAGCGGCGCCTCTCGCCCCGCGCCGCAGCGGCGCTGCGCGCCGCCATCGCGCTCGCGGGCGGACGCGAAGTGTGCTTCGCGGCAACGCTCGACGCCGAGGGCGTGGTGCAGGGCGTGCGCGTGGTCGCGCGCGGCGGCGTAGACAGCGTGCTCGCGCTCCCGGGATTCGCCGAGCGCGGCGAAATGCTGCTGCACAACCATCCGAGCGGCCGCCTCGATCCATCCGACGCCGACCTCGAGGTCGCGGCGCGCATCCACGTGGACGGCATCGGCTTCGGCATCGTGGACAACGCGGCATCGGCGCTCTATGTCGTGGTCGAGGTCCCGCGCCAGAAGCACGCCGTCAGGCTGGCGCTCGACGCCGTGCGCGCGACGCTCGCGCCCGACGGCCCGATCTCGGCGCGGCTCACGCGATACGAGGACCGCGAAAGCCAGCGCGACATGGCGGCAGCCATCGCGCGCCTCTACAACGGCGGCGGCATCGGGCTCTTCGAGGCCGGCACCGGCGTCGGCAAGTCGCTGGGCTATCTGGTGCCGGCGCTCCGTTGGGCAGCCGCGAACGGCGAGCGGACGATCGTCTCCACCAACACGATCAACCTGCAGGAACAGCTCGTCGGCAAGGACCTGCCGTTCCTCGCCGACGCCCTCACCGACCAGAAGGTGCGGTTCGCGCTCCTCAAGGGATGGCGCAACTACGTGTGCCTGCAACGCCTCGAACAGGCCGCCGCGCACGGCGCATCGTTGTTCGAGGGCGGGGTGACGAACGAAATCGCAGGCCTGCGCGCCTGGGCCGCGCGGACGAGCGACGGATCACTGGCCGATCTTCCCTCGCCGCCGAGCCCGGACGCGTGGGATGAAGTGGCCGCCGAGCCGGATCTCTGCGGACGGCTCAAGTGCCCGCACTTCGCCGACTGCTTCGTGTTCGCCGCGCGCCGCAAGGCCGCCGAAGCCGATGTCATCGTCGTGAATCACCATCTGCTGCTCGCCGACCTCGCCGTTAGGCGGGTGCAGCAGAACTGGGGCGACGCCGCGGTGCTCCCGGCGTACCGTCGGCTGGTCGTCGACGAAGGCCACCATCTCGAGGATGCGGCGGCCGCCCACCTGGGGACGAGCGTCACGCGCCGCGCCGTCGAACGCCTGCTGGCGCGCCTCGAGCGGCGCGGCGGCCGCGGGCTGCTGGCCGTCCTCGCGGCGCGTCTCGAAGGACGACAAGACCTGTACAGCACCGCGAGCCACGACCTCGTCACCGCGCGGCTGGTTCCCGTCGTCCCGTTCGCGCGCGACTCGGCGGCCACGGTGTTCGCGCTGCTCGACACGGTGCTCCGCGAGGCCGGCGAGCCCGTGCTGCGCCTAACGGACGAGTTCGAGGCGCATCCCGTATGGCGCGGCGGCCTCGAGGCCGCGCTCGCCGATCTCCTCGGCCAGATCGGCCTGCTGCGCGATGGTCTCCGACTCGTGCGCGACCGCCTCGAAGTCGACGTGGAGGCCGCCGACCCCGCGGCGGCGCTCGTGCGCGAGATCAGCGGCGTCGTCCGGCGCCTCGAGGCGTTCGGCGACGGCCTCACGCGCGCGCTCCGGCCGCCGCCGGATTCGCCGCCCACGGTGCGCTGGCTCGAGTCGCGCGGCCGCGACCGCAACCTGGCTGCCACCGCGGTCCCGCTCGACCTCGCGCCCATTCTGCGCGTGGATCTGTTCGCCCGCCTCGAGACCGCGATCGTCACCAGCGCCACCCTCGCCGCCGGCGATGACTTTGCCTACCTCACCGGCCGGCTCGGCCTAACGGAACCGGAGGTCGAGCCCGAGACGGCCGTCTTCCCGTCGCCGTTCGACTTCGCCGAGCAGGCGCTGCTGGTGGTGCCGACCGACGTGCCGGTGCCTAACGCAGATCGGGAGGGGCACCTGCGCGCGTCTATCGAGATCGTGCTCGACCTCGCCCGGGCGTCGGACGGCGGCCTGTTCGCGCTCTTCACGAGCCATCGCGATGTGCGCGCGGCGGCCGCAGTCATCCGCGCGTGCCCCGACGGCGCTCGCTGGCCGCTCCTCGTCCATGGCGAGGACGGGCGCGACGCGCTCCTGCGCCGGTTTCGCGACTCGGGTCGCGCGGTCCTCGTCGGCACCGCCTCGTTCTGGGAAGGCGTCGACGTCCCTGGCGACGCGCTCCGCGGCCTGGTCATCGCCAAGCTCCCGTTCCGCGTGCCCACCGACCCGCTCACCGCCGCACACTGCGAGGCCATCGCCGAGCGTGGCGGCGACCCGTTCGTCGAGTTCATGCTGCCCAACGCAGCACTGCGCCTGAAGCAGGGCTTCGGAAGGCTCGTCCGGTCGCAGACGGACCGCGGCGTGGTCGTGCTGTGCGATCCGCGCATCGTCAAAAAAACGTACGGGCAGGCGATGCTCGCAACGCTTCCGCCGGCGGCGCGCGTAATCGACACGTGGGCGCGCGCGCGCCATCACGTGAGCCACTTCTACGGAGCAACGACGTGA
- a CDS encoding DUF2723 domain-containing protein — translation MATTELDYRPSYRAAAIAGVLVFVLYLLTLSPSTAMWDTSEYISAAYVLGLPHPPGNPLFVLIGRLFAVLPLGSLSVAVKINMLAALTSAIAAAMWFLVAERVLVSWLPDRWQRIVGGALATLVGATAFTVWNQSVVNEKVYTVSLMGLAIVSWLTVRWSDDPEGPAADRTLVLIAYLLGLGNANHMMGLLAGPAVVVAVLVRRPDTLLRWKLLAVIAGAFLLGNTPFLTQPIRAMHHPPIDEGEPTTWSAFWYNFNRGQYGKPSVFDRQAPFIGQLGMYWLYFKWQWIRDAAGQNGFWQALMAVAYMALGLLGGWVHWKRDRKSFWYLGTFMFTLTLLLIWYLNFKYGYSQCTAMGNPPGVPCEVRDRDYFFIVSFSAWGVWVALGLVWVWSYLGSLVGSEGVKLGKAYETLPTRNGWLGVSPLLLVAFVPLVANWTAASRAGQTDTRDFAHDLLNSVEPYGILVTVGDNDTFPLWYAQEVEGIRKDVIVANTSLLNTDWYVRQLIQRPVYTYDSLAGPAIYRGHAWPKPAGSPLHLTIDQANALPPSVEITQPEIFKAGNLTATIRPQVLARADVVVLRMIRDSWPERPVYFSRTAGGYPGDLGLESHLLTQGLARKLLPQEPVAGKDTVPVPGEGMLDVKTSDWLWNHEFQAPTSLARRSMWVDRASVGIPYLYIASGATLAEAEQASGGDAKDADHIMSQVQAIANATGLQGLFAPQPAQPPIPLQPESNATKLLDTTKPKTKPKKP, via the coding sequence ATGGCCACCACCGAGCTCGACTATCGTCCCTCGTACCGGGCAGCCGCCATTGCCGGCGTGCTCGTGTTCGTGCTGTACCTGCTCACGCTGTCGCCGTCGACGGCGATGTGGGACACGAGCGAGTACATCTCGGCCGCCTACGTGCTCGGCCTGCCGCACCCGCCCGGCAATCCGTTGTTCGTGCTCATCGGACGCCTGTTCGCGGTGCTTCCGCTGGGCTCGCTCAGCGTGGCCGTGAAGATCAACATGTTGGCGGCGCTGACGAGCGCGATCGCGGCGGCCATGTGGTTCCTGGTCGCCGAGCGCGTGCTGGTGTCGTGGCTGCCCGACCGGTGGCAGCGCATCGTCGGCGGCGCGTTAGCCACGCTGGTCGGGGCGACGGCGTTCACGGTGTGGAATCAGTCGGTGGTGAACGAGAAAGTGTATACGGTGTCGTTGATGGGCCTCGCGATCGTGTCGTGGCTCACGGTGCGGTGGTCCGACGACCCCGAGGGACCCGCCGCCGACCGCACCCTGGTGCTGATCGCGTACCTGCTCGGGTTAGGCAACGCGAACCACATGATGGGACTGCTCGCCGGCCCGGCGGTGGTCGTGGCCGTGCTCGTGCGGCGGCCGGATACCCTGCTGCGCTGGAAGCTGCTCGCCGTGATTGCCGGCGCGTTCCTGCTCGGCAACACGCCGTTCCTCACGCAGCCGATTCGGGCGATGCACCATCCGCCGATCGATGAAGGCGAGCCCACGACGTGGAGCGCGTTCTGGTACAACTTCAACCGCGGCCAGTACGGGAAGCCGTCGGTGTTCGACCGCCAGGCCCCGTTCATCGGGCAGTTAGGCATGTACTGGCTCTACTTCAAGTGGCAGTGGATCCGCGACGCCGCCGGGCAGAACGGATTCTGGCAAGCGTTGATGGCCGTCGCGTATATGGCGCTCGGCCTGTTAGGCGGCTGGGTGCACTGGAAGCGCGACCGGAAGTCGTTCTGGTACCTCGGGACGTTCATGTTCACGCTGACCCTGCTGCTCATCTGGTACCTGAACTTCAAGTACGGGTACAGCCAGTGCACGGCGATGGGCAATCCGCCCGGCGTGCCGTGCGAGGTGCGCGACCGCGACTACTTCTTCATCGTCAGCTTCTCGGCCTGGGGCGTGTGGGTGGCGCTCGGCCTGGTGTGGGTGTGGAGCTACCTCGGCTCGCTGGTCGGCAGCGAAGGCGTGAAGCTCGGCAAGGCGTACGAGACGCTGCCCACGCGCAACGGATGGCTCGGCGTGTCGCCGTTGCTCCTCGTCGCGTTCGTTCCGTTAGTCGCGAACTGGACGGCTGCGTCGCGCGCCGGACAGACCGACACGCGCGACTTCGCGCACGACCTGCTCAACAGCGTCGAACCGTACGGCATTCTCGTCACGGTGGGCGACAACGATACCTTCCCGCTCTGGTACGCGCAGGAAGTGGAAGGCATCCGCAAGGACGTGATCGTCGCCAACACGTCGCTGCTCAACACCGACTGGTACGTTAGGCAGCTGATCCAGCGCCCGGTGTACACGTACGACAGCCTCGCGGGGCCCGCCATCTATCGAGGACATGCGTGGCCCAAACCGGCAGGGTCGCCGTTGCACCTCACGATCGATCAGGCAAACGCGCTGCCGCCGTCGGTCGAAATCACGCAGCCCGAGATCTTCAAGGCGGGCAACCTCACGGCAACGATTCGGCCGCAAGTGCTCGCGCGTGCGGACGTGGTCGTCTTGCGCATGATTCGCGACTCGTGGCCCGAGCGCCCTGTGTACTTCAGCCGTACGGCCGGCGGCTATCCGGGTGACCTCGGCCTCGAATCGCATTTGTTGACGCAGGGTCTCGCGCGCAAGCTGCTGCCGCAAGAACCGGTGGCGGGCAAGGACACGGTTCCCGTGCCCGGCGAAGGCATGCTCGACGTGAAGACCTCGGATTGGCTCTGGAACCACGAGTTCCAGGCGCCCACGTCGCTCGCGCGTCGTTCGATGTGGGTGGACCGCGCGTCGGTGGGCATCCCGTATCTGTACATCGCGAGCGGCGCGACGCTCGCCGAAGCCGAGCAAGCATCGGGCGGCGATGCGAAAGACGCGGACCACATCATGTCGCAGGTGCAAGCGATCGCGAACGCGACGGGCTTGCAAGGGTTGTTTGCGCCGCAACCGGCGCAACCGCCAATCCCGCTGCAGCCGGAGTCGAATGCGACCAAGCTGCTCGACACGACCAAGCCGAAGACCAAGCCGAAGAAACCGTGA
- a CDS encoding aminotransferase class I/II-fold pyridoxal phosphate-dependent enzyme: MPPKSSRYARLPEYLLASIPQKKRELAARGVDVIDLGAGDADLAPPAEAVAALERAAHDPAMSRYGFGAGLPAFREAVSRFMHRRFGVNADPMREVVPLIGSKEGIAHLALAYLDEGDVAIIPEPGYLAYLGGTLLADGTPHVVPLDPRADFLVELDQVPGDVLARTKLLYLNYPNNPTAAIAPRDYLERVVRQCRERDILLAYDNAYSELAYDGYRPPSIFEIDGARDVAIEFHSLSKTYNMTGWRCGWAVARPEIASVLAKVKSFLDTGTFMAVQAAGAAALDAWERFVPDNVRTFAERRDAAVEAFRAAGFTCETPRATMYLWLPLPAGVPSGAFAERLLNEEGVVVLPGSSFGAGGEGFFRISFITSPARIAQAAKRAGRVLESFEAAVA, from the coding sequence ATGCCGCCTAAGTCGTCTCGCTACGCCCGCTTGCCCGAATACCTCCTGGCTTCGATCCCGCAGAAAAAGCGCGAGCTCGCGGCCCGTGGCGTGGACGTCATCGACTTGGGCGCCGGCGACGCGGACCTGGCACCGCCTGCCGAGGCAGTTGCCGCACTCGAGCGTGCGGCACACGACCCCGCGATGAGCCGCTACGGATTCGGCGCCGGACTGCCGGCGTTCCGCGAGGCGGTCTCCCGCTTCATGCATCGCCGCTTCGGCGTGAACGCCGATCCGATGCGCGAAGTGGTTCCGCTCATCGGATCCAAGGAAGGCATCGCGCATCTCGCGCTCGCATATCTCGATGAAGGGGACGTCGCGATCATTCCCGAGCCCGGATACTTGGCGTATCTGGGCGGCACGCTGCTGGCCGATGGGACGCCGCACGTCGTGCCGCTCGATCCGCGGGCGGACTTCCTCGTCGAGCTGGACCAGGTACCGGGCGACGTGCTGGCGCGCACAAAGCTCCTCTACCTCAACTATCCGAACAATCCGACGGCGGCGATCGCGCCGCGCGACTATCTGGAGCGCGTCGTTAGGCAATGTCGCGAGCGCGACATCCTGCTCGCGTACGACAACGCGTATTCGGAGCTCGCGTACGACGGGTACCGTCCGCCGAGCATCTTCGAGATCGATGGCGCGCGCGACGTCGCGATCGAGTTCCATTCGCTGTCCAAGACGTACAACATGACGGGCTGGCGCTGCGGGTGGGCGGTTGCCCGTCCCGAAATCGCGAGCGTGCTCGCCAAAGTGAAGTCGTTCCTCGACACGGGAACGTTCATGGCGGTGCAGGCAGCGGGTGCGGCGGCGCTCGATGCCTGGGAGCGCTTCGTGCCCGACAACGTGCGCACGTTCGCCGAGCGGCGCGACGCGGCCGTGGAGGCATTCCGCGCCGCGGGCTTCACGTGCGAGACGCCGCGCGCGACGATGTATCTCTGGCTGCCGCTGCCGGCGGGCGTGCCGAGCGGTGCGTTCGCCGAGCGATTGCTGAACGAAGAAGGCGTGGTGGTGCTGCCGGGCTCGTCGTTCGGCGCGGGCGGCGAGGGATTTTTCCGCATCTCGTTCATCACGTCTCCGGCGCGCATCGCCCAAGCGGCGAAACGCGCGGGTCGTGTGCTCGAGAGTTTCGAGGCGGCGGTCGCATGA